A stretch of DNA from Tribolium castaneum strain GA2 chromosome 7, icTriCast1.1, whole genome shotgun sequence:
AAATAGCCTTCGACACAGaattatttgttgtttgtttttttttagtaaacttGGTATAAATTGAAGGCTTatgtaaaatgtttataaatcctttatttttttttattgtatattGTTGATTGAGCATAGCTTTTTcgaagtaattttattttattttttaaacatattgcACTTAGTTCACTCActcatttcaaatattttaatgtttcttgTGTTTTATGGTGGATGGTTTCGTAATTCTTCaactttttatttcttgtgttctttaattttatagcTCTTTTGTCTTATTCGGTATATCATTTGAATAGGAATCGTATAATTTAGCGATCTTTCCTTACTAAGttttttgttaacaaattgaTATTGTTTGATAAATGTTAcagaaaataataagtaaCAATATACTATGTAAtgtttttaacgtttaaaaaaaataaataatggcgattttttttgttattctctagttcttttctttttcttttcgtCATTTTCTGGGTTGTGTTGAATAGCCTTCGATACAGAATTATTTCTTGTTGGTTTTTTCAAGTAAACTTGGTATAAATTGAAGCCTTGtgtaaaatgtttataaatacttttttttttattaattttatttgtcttgtttttttttatttattttattttttcatgttgCATGCAGTTCACTTTctcatttcaaatattttaatgtttcttgTGTTTTATAGTAGATGGTTTCgtaattcttaatttttttattctttgttttctTCATTAGAGCTCTTCTGGTTTATTGGGTACCTCAGCTGAATAggaatttttctatttaaaattttttttggcaaaaaaaaacaattggtAATGTGTTCCTGCTCTTTTGAAGCAAAGTACAtgtatttttactaaaaacaaaatacataCTCTGTTCCATTTTTTGTTGTATACAATTTTTAGTCTTTTAGCGCTACGTGAGTGAAATTATCCAAGGTAACTTGACTTATTTGATATTATCTGTCTACGTGTCTTTCTGTAATTTACTAACGGAAATACATGTATTTTTTCACTGAATTGATATTGTTTGATAAATGATAACAGAAAATAATAAGTGACAATATATTATGTAATGTTTTAacgtttaaaagaaaataaatagtgGCGATTTTTCTTGCTATTCtccagtttttttctttttcttttcgtCATTTTCTGGGTTGTGTTGAATAGCCTTCGACACAGaattatttgttgtttgtttttccaaataaactTGGTATAAATTGAAggcttatgtaaaatgattataaatgctttatttttttattcgtgtcttgtattttttcttttatattgtattttgttctatttttttcaaacatattgcACTCACTTCACTCActcatttcaaatattttaatgtttcttgTGCTTTATAGTCGATGGTTTCGTAATTCTTCAACTGTTTATTCTTTgtgttctttaattttatagcTGTTTTGGCTTCTTCGGTATATCAATTGAATGGGAATGGTATAAATTAGAGATCTTTCCttactatgtttttttgttaacaaattgatattgtttgataaaaaataaataatgacgACTTGTTATTCTCTagatcttttctttttctcttCGTTATTTTCTGGGTTGTATTAAATAGTCTTTGACCCAGaattatttgttgtttgtttttttcaagtaaactTGGTATAAATTGAAGGCTtagataaaatgtttataaatattttatttttgcatttgtgtcttgtgttttttttatgttgtATTTTGTTGATTGAGCATAGCTTTTtcgtagtaattttttttttaatagattgcACTCAATTCACTTTctcatttcaaatatttttttgtttcttttcttttatCGTAGATGGTTTCGtaattcttcattttttattctttgtgTTTTTCATTTAGCGATCttcttttctatttattttaaaaaaaaaaatttttttggcgaaaaaaAACCAATTGGTAATGTgaattttagtttatttttttgtgttttacaatcataataaaatttacaaagcTGGATACGAGGCAGCAGTGGCAATACCACAGTTATTGTTGCGGTTACGAGCTTGTCTCCAGTATCCTTGTTCTCCCCATCCGCTTCCCCAGGAGTTCTTGACGATCCAGTAGTCCTGTCCACCTTCAGATCCGTATCCAACAACCAAGACACCGTGGTTCAAAGCTTGGGCACTGCAGGTGGTGTCGTACAAAACACCTCCAGAGTAGAATTGGAGTTCGTCTGTAGCATCAAGGGCCACAGCGATTGGTCCATTGTTAGCAACGGCACTCTTGAGGGCATTTTCATCCCCAGAGGGGAGATCGTAGTAACCTTGTAGACTTGTAACGGACTCAGAGGGGTTAAATCTGCATGAACCTTCCGAGGCAGTGTAGGGATAGGCGGACTCGGACATGATACCATTGTCATGGATGTAGTCAAAGGCGCTGTCCATCCATCCACCGTTGCATCCAGCGTTTCCGTATGCTGAGGAACAATCGACCAAGTTTTGCTCACTGAGGGAGGTCAAGCCTCTGCCTGAGATGGCAAGTTGGCCTTCAACAGCTCCAGTCTATTGAAAAAACCCTCAGGAgttgaaacaattaaatagGAATACTCACAGTACTGAAACTCCAGCAGGAACCACATTGTCCCTGGTTTTTGACTTCGCTCACAGCAGAGTTTCTCCAATCGACTTCGGCAGCTGCCGGTTTGTCGGATTGGACGAACGGAAGACGAAGTTTTTCGTTCTTTTTTGGTTTGGTGGCAAGACCACGGTTGACGTAAGCCATGAATTCGTCAGCGGTCATGTCGGCGAATTGGTTGACGGCTTTGGAGTAGGTGACTTCGCCTTTGGCGAATTTGGCATTGTGTTCTTCGATTTTGACCAAATTGTCTTGGAAGATTGCCATACGTTTGAGTTCTTCAATTGGGGAGCTGTATTGTTTTTTGTGGGTCAACTGTGGGAAAACAATTAGTTTCGTATTTTTCGCACTTTTGTTTAGACTTACTTTGAATTCGGCCCATTTGGCGTGGACTGGAGATTGGGGTACTGCCAAGGTGGCAACAACGGCCAAAGCAAGAACGATGAATGTTTTCATGATTAGCCAAGATTTTGGTTTGTGTTCAGTGGTGGAAATGTGGCTTATATATAGCtgagat
This window harbors:
- the LOC659502 gene encoding cathepsin L precursor, with the translated sequence MKTFIVLALAVVATLAVPQSPVHAKWAEFKLTHKKQYSSPIEELKRMAIFQDNLVKIEEHNAKFAKGEVTYSKAVNQFADMTADEFMAYVNRGLATKPKKNEKLRLPFVQSDKPAAAEVDWRNSAVSEVKNQGQCGSCWSFSTTGAVEGQLAISGRGLTSLSEQNLVDCSSAYGNAGCNGGWMDSAFDYIHDNGIMSESAYPYTASEGSCRFNPSESVTSLQGYYDLPSGDENALKSAVANNGPIAVALDATDELQFYSGGVLYDTTCSAQALNHGVLVVGYGSEGGQDYWIVKNSWGSGWGEQGYWRQARNRNNNCGIATAASYPAL